DNA from Ancylothrix sp. D3o:
AATGCTGCCATTGATGCTTTTGGAGAAGATGAAACTTTGCTACAAGCCGCTTATGCTGTGGCTGTTGAGTTGTGTGTGGTTGATGAGGATATGCCTGAAAAAGAAGAAGAATTTTTAGCAGCACTCCAAGAAGCTTTAGAAATTTCTGATGAAGTTGCGGAAGAAATTTTTGCAGAGTTGACAGATGTTTAATAGGTTTTGAAAACCACAACAAGGTATAGCTAAAAATAGAGGAGCGCTGACTTTTTTATAGCCGCGATCCTCTTTGTTTATGAACTGTAAAAATAAGTTACTTTCTGACTCGTAAATATTCCGATCCTACCCATTCATCCCACCAATCAGGATAATCATCATAAGTGATTAAATGTAGCCCATACCAAGCTTTTTTTACGGTAGCCGAGAGCCAGCTTTCTTCTTCGGATAGTGCCTCTACTTCATCCCCGACTGCAAACATTTCAGGTTTATAAGGACGTATCCTTTCTGGTTCTACCCATTCTTCGCTTTTATCTTCAATGTACAAAACTTTCACTTCCCCATCACTTGTTTCTAGGGTTTTTGCTTTATACCAATCTCCCTCATATTCAACTTCAACTCGTTTCCCTTCTATCGGTTCAATTTCATCAGAAACCTCAGCTAATACCATCTGTGAATCAAAATCGCCGGTGGTGAGAAACATTGACTTTTGTTCTTCAATAAAAGCCATTTCTAATTCCGCATATCGGGCAAAATCATACAGTGTAATTATCCCGTCTCCATCTAAATCTACAGTGGGGTCTCCACACAAACCTTTATATAATGATTCCGTAAATGTCCAGCCGCCGGTTGAGGTGTTGTGGGCATAAGATGAACTCACACAAGCATAAGAAATCTCGCTATCTTGCCTGTTTTTTACTTCAGCAATTAAGCCCCCCGAAAAACAACAATCTGCCAATAATAAAACTCTCGACCCATTAAAATTATTCTCAATTTCATCAAAAATCGATGTCACTGACCAGTAATTATCTCGGTCTTCTGCATTGGCATCATAATTGACAAAAAAATGCTCTCCAGTTTCTGAATCCCAATCACCATGACCGGCAAAATAGACAATTAATAAATCATCCTCACCGGCCTGGGCCAAAAACTCAGGAAAACTCCCGGTTATTTCCTCAAAAGTCGCTTCGCTATCTTGCAAGTAAATAATTTGTTCTTCGGGTACTCCAGAATCTTTAAAAAAATTTACAAGCTTTTCATCGAACCGGCCCTCCACCGCATCAGGAAATGGTGGCCATACCTCTTCCTGCTCCCATTCCAAAATTCCTACTGCATAAAGCCAAGTTTTCTCCGGTTTCCAGTCTGGCATCTTTCTATTACTAAGCCTTTAATCTAAAGTTTTCCTTATTGTAAGCCAAACCTTTAACCAATTGCAAATAAATAGTTTATTCTGGAGCTTTTGCTGGTTCCCCCCTATCGAACTTAACCTTTTAAAGATTGTAATTGCTGGATAATTGTAGAAAATAGGTTAGCCATTTCTGGACTACAACAAAGCCTTAGCCAGCAGTAGAGAGCAAAACCGATAAAAATAGCTTTGAAACTCTTAACAAAATTGCTGCCTTGAAATATCCATTAAAATAATAGTTTTGCTAAATTAATCTGATAGGGATAAATCCCAAAAAACCTAGCAATAATTATTATTTAAAAAATTTTTTATAAGTAAACAACCCGTAATTACCTGCTCCACGAGCAATTAAAAAGAAGCGGATAATCGCTAATTAAACTTAGGAATCAACCGAGTCCGCGCCATCATCTCTACATTATCCAGGGTAATCAAGAAATCCCCATCAATCTGTGTTCGTGGTGGCATATAGGCTATCTCTAGCAATTGGTTTTTTAACGCCTGATGGCGATAGTGACACCCTATCCGAGGCCGGTAGTAACTGTAAAAATGCCTTCAACGGATAAATGAGCTATATTTATTGCACCGCACCGGCATCTTTCAAAAGCTTCGCCACATTTTTATACCCATTAAAATCCGCCATCATCCAAGCAGTATAACCACCCCGATTTTTAACATTTACATCCGCCCCAGCGTCTAACAACAACTTCACAATTTCCGTAAACCCACGATGTGCTGCCCACATTAAAGCAGTCGCCCCCACATCATCCACTAAATTAACATCCGCACCTTTTTCTAACAACGCTTGCACCACAAAAAAATGCCCTCTATCTGTAGCTCGAATTAAAGAAGTTTTGCTATCATCAGCGCGAGTATTGGGATGAGCACCACCCTCTAATAAAACCTTTACAGTATGCAAATTTCCAGCAGTTGCAGCCAGAGTTAAAGGCGTTTCCCCCGCATTTCTCGTTCTCAATAAAATTTGTACTTGTTCCGGGTTGCCGCCCAGCAAACAAGCAGCAACTTTACTATGATTATGCAACGCAGCAACCAATAAAGTTGTATCCCCTAGCCGGTTTTTTATCAACCTATCTGCACCACGATCAATCAGACATTTAACAACCTCCGCATGACCTTCTACAGCCGCCAAATATAAAGCCGTTTCTAAATCATTATTTTGAGCATTAATTTCCGCACCGGCATTTAATAAAAACCTTACACTTGCCATATCACCGCCGGCTGCTGCTGCCATTAATGCCGTCCAGCCATCCGGGTTTTTTCCATTCACATCAGCCCCAGCAGAAATTAACCTTTTCACCACATCACTTTGCAGGCGATCTGCGGCTAAAAACAAAGCCATTTCTCCCTCAGAATCTCGTGCATTAACATCCGCACCTCCCTTAATTAAAACCTCAACCAAAGGCAAATTTCCTTTCAAACAAGCCCCCATCAAAGCTGTTTTGCCTCCCGCTAGTTTTGTGTTGACATCTGCGCCCCGTTCAAGCAAAACTTTGATAACATTCGCATGACCTTGATTGAGAGCAACTTTCATGGCTGTATCGCCATCTTTATCTTTAATATTAACTTCTGCACCGGCATCAATCAAAACCCGCACAATTTCTGCATCGCCTTTTAAACAAGCAGCCATCAGAGCGGTACTGCCATCATCATTTTTGGCATTGACATCAGCGTTTAAATCAATTAAAACTTTCACCGTATCCAGTTTTTTATTAGCAGCAGCTAACATTAATGCCGTCACCGCATAGCGTTGTCTGGAGACGTTGACATTTGCACCGCCATTCACCAACAACCGCACAATTTCTGTGTAGCCATATTGGGCTGCAAACATTAAGGCAGTGGTACCCTCTCGATCTGTAGCATTGACATCAATACCTTGAGAAATTAAGGCTTGTACGAGAGTAACTTTGCCGGTTTTCGCAGCCTGGATCAACAAATTATCGTTTTTAGAGGCCATGATTGTAAAGAGATGCGATAACGAAGCTTATGCTTAGATGAGAGTTCACAGACAAAATAACCTTAAATCGTACATTTGAGAAGATGTTACTCCAACCTAGCCTTGCCGGTGTCAAAATTTCAGCCACCCAAACTAATTACACCGTTGCCGGTAGATCCGGCCAGAAGTATGATAATTTTTATAAAGTTGCTTAAAATTTTGTTTCGCTCCTATGAGTTTGGAAATCCCGGCGTCGGTTAAAGTGTACAGTCAATTTTTCCACCCCATCCTCATGTGGGTGCTATTTGGGACATCCCTATACGCTCTATACTTGGGCGTGTTGGTTCGCCGTACCCGCACCACAAAAGATAGCGACAAACGCAAAGAACTTGTCAAAGGCAAGTTTAACGTCAAGCATTATCAAATTGGTTCGCTGTTAATGGCGTTGATGGTGGTGGGTAGCATCGGCGGTATGGCTGTTACCTATATCAACAACGGTAAACTATTTGTTGGCCCTCACCTGTTGGCCGGTTTGGGGATGACTGGCTTGATCGCACTTTCTGCCGGTTTGTCTCCCTTTATGCAAAAAGGTTCTGACTGGGCACGTTACAGCCATATTGTTCTCAACGTAGCAATGCTTGGTTTGTTTGGCTGGCAAGCCGTCAGCGGTATGGATATCGTACAAAGAATTATTAGCAAAATGTAATTGGCAGTGGAGATAGGGGATTGGGTAATTAAATGAATGCAATGGTATTCTTACACTTTTTCACCACTTCCCCTTTACTTAGCTGCATAACAGAAAAACTCGGTTTTTAGACAAAGTGAGAAATCAAAAAAGCCGAGTTTTTTAGGATATTTTATTATTCTCCACATTTCCTATTTACATTGTTCGCAATGGGCGACTTTCCGCTTTAGAGCAACATTTTTCTTAAACAGTTGTACCTTGTCTTCACCCAAAAAACTGTGAAAATCTTCTTGAACTTTAGCTGTTAAGCGGCGCGAAACTTGTTTAACAATTTCACACAGCAGCCTGTCACCGGCATTTTGAATTTTTTGGCTGGGCAACCCCAAAATAAACTTCGGGATA
Protein-coding regions in this window:
- a CDS encoding agenet domain-containing protein produces the protein MPDWKPEKTWLYAVGILEWEQEEVWPPFPDAVEGRFDEKLVNFFKDSGVPEEQIIYLQDSEATFEEITGSFPEFLAQAGEDDLLIVYFAGHGDWDSETGEHFFVNYDANAEDRDNYWSVTSIFDEIENNFNGSRVLLLADCCFSGGLIAEVKNRQDSEISYACVSSSYAHNTSTGGWTFTESLYKGLCGDPTVDLDGDGIITLYDFARYAELEMAFIEEQKSMFLTTGDFDSQMVLAEVSDEIEPIEGKRVEVEYEGDWYKAKTLETSDGEVKVLYIEDKSEEWVEPERIRPYKPEMFAVGDEVEALSEEESWLSATVKKAWYGLHLITYDDYPDWWDEWVGSEYLRVRK
- a CDS encoding ankyrin repeat domain-containing protein; the protein is MASKNDNLLIQAAKTGKVTLVQALISQGIDVNATDREGTTALMFAAQYGYTEIVRLLVNGGANVNVSRQRYAVTALMLAAANKKLDTVKVLIDLNADVNAKNDDGSTALMAACLKGDAEIVRVLIDAGAEVNIKDKDGDTAMKVALNQGHANVIKVLLERGADVNTKLAGGKTALMGACLKGNLPLVEVLIKGGADVNARDSEGEMALFLAADRLQSDVVKRLISAGADVNGKNPDGWTALMAAAAGGDMASVRFLLNAGAEINAQNNDLETALYLAAVEGHAEVVKCLIDRGADRLIKNRLGDTTLLVAALHNHSKVAACLLGGNPEQVQILLRTRNAGETPLTLAATAGNLHTVKVLLEGGAHPNTRADDSKTSLIRATDRGHFFVVQALLEKGADVNLVDDVGATALMWAAHRGFTEIVKLLLDAGADVNVKNRGGYTAWMMADFNGYKNVAKLLKDAGAVQ
- a CDS encoding DUF4079 domain-containing protein, with product MSLEIPASVKVYSQFFHPILMWVLFGTSLYALYLGVLVRRTRTTKDSDKRKELVKGKFNVKHYQIGSLLMALMVVGSIGGMAVTYINNGKLFVGPHLLAGLGMTGLIALSAGLSPFMQKGSDWARYSHIVLNVAMLGLFGWQAVSGMDIVQRIISKM